The following is a genomic window from Thermococcus sp. JdF3.
CCGTAACCAAGGTTGCAGAGATGAGCAGAAGTATTGAAGAAATCACTAACGTGATCACCAACATTGCCGAGCAGACGAATTTACTTGCCTTGAACGCGGCTATTGAGGCCGCGAGAGCCGGCGAGGCTGGCAGAGGTTTTGCTGTCGTTGCTCAAGAGATTCGCAAACTCGCAGAGGAGAGCAAGCAGGCCGCGGACAACATTAAGAACATTATCGATCAGATTACGGCTGAGATTAGGGATGCTGTTGACAGTACGAGACGCGGTGTCACCGTGGTTGGAGAGAGTGCTGAAACCCTTAGGGAGACCACCAACTACTTGACAAACATCGCTGACCTCCTCCAGGATGCCAGTGGCAGGATGGGCGAAGTAAAAGAGCAGATTATTCGCACGCAGGATGAGGTCGAGAAGGCTTTGAGA
Proteins encoded in this region:
- a CDS encoding methyl-accepting chemotaxis protein, yielding VTKVAEMSRSIEEITNVITNIAEQTNLLALNAAIEAARAGEAGRGFAVVAQEIRKLAEESKQAADNIKNIIDQITAEIRDAVDSTRRGVTVVGESAETLRETTNYLTNIADLLQDASGRMGEVKEQIIRTQDEVEKALR